In Melanotaenia boesemani isolate fMelBoe1 chromosome 18, fMelBoe1.pri, whole genome shotgun sequence, the sequence CTGGAGTGACAAAATGGAAGAAATTGCAGTAAGATCCAATGTGCTGGGGAACTGACATATGACAGAGGATGGGGCTGGTCTTAAAGGCTTGTGGTGACAGGCCCTGGATGTTTGATACACAGGGTGGGATAAGTTTAGAAAATGTCAGACAAAAGGCTGAGGCTttttaataagatttttttttcttttttgccttaTCTCCCACTGCCCAGGTCTGGATAAATTACAACTGTCAAACAGCCCCACAGACCCAGAGTCTGGGAAGCTATCGGCCAATGGGCATCAGAAAACTCTGTGAAAGGGACAATagatcaacacacacacagagacacacatgtTAGCAGAGCCAAAGGGAGATTTCGGCAGTACTGCCTGACTGCTGAAAGGTGAAAACGATTGGAAGGAACTTAATAAACCCAGGCAGTGTCTGACTGTTGCTGCAAATGAAGGTTGAGAGCAATTTAGCTTTGTGACATTCCATCTTCTGCGTCTCGGATGGAAGCTGGGACAGAGCCAGAGCTGAGACTGAGAAGTGAAATAGACTGGCATCATTGCAGTGACCTTGACGCTAACCTCAACCACAACTGTGACTTCAGACAACTCATCTCTTGCTTCAGGGGCACTTTTCCCCCTAGCACTGTCACCTGGTTTGCTTCTGCAGGCTTCACAACACTGCACTAGGCAAAAGCAGATGTAATAATGTACAGTAATTTCTGTTCAGTTTCTCTGAATCTCTGAAGCTGTGTACTTGGAAACTTATACAACATCCCCACAATTGAATTAGACTATTTACTTAAATGTCAGGGCtatttttttatgctgtgaAAGAGTAACTCCTGAATAATCGTTGGTTTTTTCCATTATGTGAAGTAATACAGGCATGATAAGGTATAAATTTTTACCTAAGTTCAAAATGTGAAGAGGGTAATGTGCTTTGTTAAGCATGAAAATTAGTctcttattcattttcattacaACCAGTACATAAAACTACATTACATCGATGCAGTTCTCATTACATGCATCGCTACGTCATTCTAAAAGCtgacatttgtctttttatttggcTTTACGTAAGTGCGCTTTAACTTTATTGATGATGTCACTAGTTTTTATGAAGAAGggtaatttcattttttaaatttattattattatttaggtgCTCTAGATTTGACTTGAGCTACTTTGCTAAATGGAAACTATATGTGGTTTTTATCCACCTCAGTCTCACAATCTCAATGTGTAAAATGCTTTGATGCATTTAAAGCACATCTGAGGTTATATTCCAAATATTGTATTATGCACATGGCAAGAAAAAGTTATCACAGACAAAGTTATCCCCCACCCCCcacaaaaaaagttgtaaatgtTGTATCTAGATGTAcataatttcttattttttgtcctCATTATTTGGGTGTAAATATATTGGGCCCACACAGGGTCTGAAAAGTTAAGCtatttctctctttgttttaaatggaagTATATCACATATGAAGAATAAGTTGACGACACTCAGCCTTGTAGTCAGGACAAAAACTTGGTGACCCCCCCACCCCTTGCATGTCATTGTATTGCTGCATTATCTTCTAAACTGTGATGATTCTTGTCTTCAGAAACCACCTTTAATGCCTTATAAGACAAGCATCGCAGGCTTAAAGTTAAAGTTTGTTCTGTAGAGTTTATGCACACATTGTGCTTCTCTTGACAGTTTACACTGTGATCCTCTGCCACTGAGTTTCTTGTCTAAAGCCAGCTGGATGTCACATTTCTTTTCACCATGAATGTTACCACATTGGCTCAGTTTTCAGATTCACTCATCACCCAAAACACTTCAGTACTTGCTaggatagattttttttcatggtaCCTAAAGACACATTATGttgaagatgaaaagaaaaactaaattcatATATTTTTAGGAATCTTCTGTTTAAGGAGAGAACATTTTATAGCAAAACTGGATTCAGAGaaacttttacatttacttCATAATACTGACCCTATTTTAAATCAGACACGGGAATACAAAATAACCATTGGTGTATTAAGATGATGTATACATAGTGGATCTTATCACctcaaattcaaatcaaatattGTACAATAGTGTTTCTAGTTTTAAAAGATGCCATTTCAAGAGCAGAAGCTACCTATAGTACGGATATGTTGTGTGCCATTTCATTACTTTTGTCTTCAGCTATTTTGTTAACAGAACCACACTGATCTATGGATACTGTGTAAAAAAATCAAGATGACAGAGTTTGATTGGTAATACAAAAAGGATGGTACCTTAACTCAATAATGGAGACAGTTGGATGAGCTAACAAAAgaaggctttttttcttttagtttaattGGCTTAAGGTGGAATGGAAATGTTTTGAGCCATATGATAGTTGTGCTTACAAACACTAAGTTACAAAAACTGGATATGCGATACTTAGCAGGTAAGATACAAACATTACAATCATACTTCTTGCAGATGAGTAGTCGTAGGGTCATTTTCGATTTGATAGGCGTTTTCTAGTTGCCTTTACAGTACATCCCATTGTAGGGAGGGGCAGGGAAGGTGTTACAATTTTTGGAGTTTGTACTCTTCAGTGaaacagcttttatttatgtttatatgtcaATCTGTGCATGTAATTTTTGGTAAATGttttgtgaatttatttttttacaatctCTCTGTTCAATGTTTGTGTCATTATTTTTGATGTTtcaatgtttgcaaataaaaaaatgcttcaAAATTTTTACTAATTGTGATATTTAAGACATTAGTGGTGACTGACAAGATTTCAGTACTTTTCCATTTTTAGAAAAGTACTGTCTTGGAAATAGTTCTGCAAGTGGGGGAATGTGTACATCAGTGGATGggcattcactttttttttggcATGCCAAATCCACACTAAATCCACCCACATTGTCTATCAGCTTTTATGTAAGTACTATCAAATAAGGGCAAACATGCCAAAGCCaatattttaatagaaataataagACAATTTTCATGTGAACGCTTTAAAATCGGAGCTGAAGCCAGAGCTACGATGTGACTTCCTTTGCTAGGCATAAAGACCAATAAAGCTTAGATGTTCAAAAAATGATGTGAAGATGGCGGTGTGTGGCTCAGTGTTTAGGTGCCACTGATCCTTGCCTGGAACATTCATGGCATTGACAAGAAAATACTGGACATTTACAGTTAGAGATAGCTTATCTTTAAAGATGATTACACCCAGTTTCACTCATTTACCTAATTACAGAGAACTAAGCAAACTACCATCACGTCTAGCTTGCTATTTAAATATAAGAGCTTATGATCTAAGTTTGAGAAAGTGGTGTATTTTCCATGATCATATAcaactcattaaaaaaagggacactatttgttttaaaattaaaacaaaagtagaATACAATGATTAGTAGAAtaccaaattattttaattcacattagaaataaaatagaaaatatattaaatgttgaaagttagaTGCTGTACTATATTATGCAACATACTGATGTCATCTTTAATAGCCAACTGGTCTCAAAATTGTTAAACAGTGCCATGCTTACCACTGTGTAACATCCCCACTGATTTTATCCTAGAAATGGGAGTGTTGTACAATTCAGTGTGCAGTTTAGCTTTGTCTTGCCGAAATGTGCAAGGCCTATCTGAAAAAGACTGGAAGAATCTTACTTGAAAGCTGTATATACACAGTACCTTTCAGTATTGATGTGCAAGTTTCAGTGATTTACAGCGAATACGCACCAATGTCATCAAACACAGAATTGTGGTAATTTGCCATGTTGGGTGTGCCCGTGGTCCGTTTACATGGGGTTAGCGGTGGCTCTTGTCTTTCtaaactctttttttaatgtaaagtaaaaaaacagagtTGTGTACTTGGCTGCAACAGCAGCTTCGTGATCagcacacaaaaaaattaatcagcaGATTTTCATCCTCCATTACCGTCTTGGTGCAGTAAATATGCTGGATGAACACATCACAGAGAGCAGTGGTTACAGGGCAGTGGTTACTTTCTCTGAGCAGAAGATAGCTGCAGGATGTTCATCCAGCTTGTCACATTACTGATCTGTTGCTAATTAACTTAATTAGTGGCGACATGTTCCTTCTGCAATTTTTTTGGTGTCGTTTATTTTTCTAGCTTTTGTTGCCACTATCCCAGCATTTTGAgatatgttgctgccatcataATCAAGATGACCTaatagattttatgaaataataaaatttctCACTTTGAACATTtgatatttgtttctgttttattgttaataaaatattggtttatgaTTTTTGAACCATtgcatcctgttttatttacatgttacagTGTCCCATCCTTTTTGGACAAATACTATTGAAAAATGCCATCTCTTCCTTGTTAGAGAAGTTTTTTGTGATAAGTAGATCTACATAGTGGACACCTAGGTCTGCTATCTGCAGTGAAGGCCTCAAAGGCCTCTAAACAGAGCTGATGGAACAGGTGGGAACAGGACAGGAGTACGGTGTGTCTAACTTGTTGGTGGCTGGATCTAGCAGACTCCACTTGAAGGCTGTAGTTGCACATTGCAGTCAGGCAGATGGGGCAGTCCCAGACTCCTCTCTGGATAACCTGTTCaggtttaaagaaaacaaaattagttatcTGAGTAAGTGGAGAatttttagctcctgctccagGGGTTAGTGACTATATAGTTAGGAAAAATTAATAGAAATATGCATAATCACTAATATAATGCCCTAATCGGCAAGACTGTTAAAACCCGCTAATTAGTATGTAATATTAGTGATGTCCCACAGCCCCAGTGAGGGTCGTTTCACTAAATATAAAACTATCTATCTACACTACCTGACAGGTTCAATTAGAAGGTGTTAGAACATTACtcagtaataaaagaaataaaacagcacaTGCAAAGCTCCACCAATGATTAACTAACGGGAACCTTCTCTATTTAGGGGCTAATGTGCCCTGCTGTTCAGTGTTTAATAATGAGCTGCACTCTACATTGTGGAGTATGTACCCATGAAAAAAGATGCAAAGCATGTGTTGAAAGAACATTTGCTTGTTTGATACTTGTCAGGGCTGAGCCACTCCTGTCTTGTTCTCAACCTTTTCACaccagctaaagaaaaaaaaaaatcgtgaACACACCCCACCCCCTCAATGGAAAACATCACTGTCTGCAAAGAAAGTCAACAATGGAGCCTTATGGAACAGCAAATCTTAATGTCTTTTCAGCTCTTCAGTGACAGTCCACGCGATGAAAAGCCTACCATGCATTATCAGAGTTACTCATGTTTTGTAGTAAATAAAGGATTATTAGCTTCATGTATCATTCACATTCACATGGAAAAGTGAATGATCACTTCAAGAGAGATGTGTACTTTCCATAAAGCAGCTGTGATGCTGTTGTTACATTTTGCAAGCATTAACATGTCAAGAGGAAGGAGAAGCTAGAAAAAGAATCAGACTAGGATTAGATGTTTTTATGGGGCCTTGTGTCTTGTTTCAGACCTGGCTCTCTATGCGGTTCCAATCGTTCTCCTGAGGTTCAGCAGCTCTCTTTCTTTCCAGCTGCTGGAACACTCGTCTGCTTGATGACAGTGAGCGGTCGATATCACTCAGAAAAGCCTCCGTGTCGGTGTGACAATATCGCACAAAGCTGTCATTCAACTCCTGCAACTAATTAGAAAAACCATTTTAGTGGCACAAAGGATGTgaatgtttcattcatttacatAATGGAGTCGTGTTTTTGGTGAAgacaaattgtgtgtgtgtattgtaaTGGCTGAGGCACGCTGACAGGGTGCAGTTGTTTAACAGCCAGATCAATACAGTCACATCTAACATGGACAATTATTggaaaccaagaaaaaaaatgaagagggTGCTGGGTAACATGGAAACACATACATCCCTAACACCTTCTCTGTTTCAAAAATTATCCTGCAAACATGTTATCTTCTCTGTGTTACTCACACAATTTATCCCAAAAAGTCTTATTTATAGATGATGGAATTACAGTCCTACACCTGTGGAGTGGACTGGTGTTTCTCACCAAGACATCAAACAGATCTCATGATGGCATTTCGTTTTGCAGCAACCATCAGAGTCAAATTTTGTGGGAATATGGGCATTTTAGCAACTAAGTGTGAGTTTGCATTTCACTTGGTGGGTATTTTATAGACAGACAACAGCGTTTTAGACCTATTGTGTTTAGACAGAACTACTTTTACGGCACTTTTTAAGattctttattttcctcatcaCAATATTATCACTGGGAAATGAGGATATAAAacagtattttaacatttaaggagctttatttgacttttttttatatacaaagaAATGCGAGTTTGGACTTTTGGTCTCTGTCTTTCTGCAGCTGTAGGttgtaaattttaaataaaccatCTCTGTTCTCTCAATATGACCACTTTCATCCCGGTGCACTTTTAGCCAGAGCTCATCTGTTTTCCTCATTAACAGCAactgttgctaggcaacaattaaaataaagaacagtCAATGAAGCAACAAGAAGGTGGCATGTGTCAATAGgctgtttcattaaaaaaaaaaatcacactttgctaattaaatcaaattaatcaaaagAGCCTTGATATGTGACTGAAACTTCTGAAAGCCTTGTAGGAACAGTTATTTGttgattaaagaaaattaaatagtAATGTCAAGTTGCAAGTAATTGATAAATCTGATTATATTCTTCATGAATTGACTGTCTGGTCTACACTGTGATGATCATTAAACCCACTTTTGCCAAAATCAATTCTTGAAAATCAGACAATATTTAGAGAGTGAATCAACTAATTGCTCAAGCCTTGCTGCGCAATGTCTcagaaaaattataattatttccATTTGCATTAATTTGTAACTGAGAGTAGCTTTAGCCCTCGCTTGCACACgtgttcttgttttttcagtcacacacacacaaaacaaacccTCTCCTTTAGCCTGTCACAGAGACATCAGAATTGCTTTACAGCCAGGCTTTTATCACTAATTAAACAACTGTTAACCATTCGGATAGAGGGTTTTATGTGCCTGGCTGACTTTTCGACAGTCAGGGCAAACAGTACAGCCTCAGGTGAACTTTGCCTTGTTGCACAGTAGACGTGAATGAGCGAGGAAAGAGAAGAGTGGAGGTGAGTGTAAAGGCGTTATCTCGTGGCAATCCATCTAGATGTCGGTATTCTCTCCCTTAATGTGTTGACAAAGGGGTGGACCTGTGAAGCAGTACAAAAATCCTgatatctctttttttccaggaaACACATGGTACAAAgatattttattgtgttctgTTATCAtgttgaaaactgaaaaaatgggTTTCTCCATGTTAAACAGGTTCCAGCTTAGCACTAACATGTCTGTTTGTATTACAGTCAGCTAAGAAAATAACTATTCCCCTTGAAACTCCCGTCAATCAGACCTGTCAGCTCTTGAACATCATACTCACTGTGACAAAAGATATGAGACAATCTCATGACCACCCACAAGTACTGAATCACACAACTTGAATGTAAAGCGGCTGATACAGAATGTGGACTCGGACATGGCCTAACATGTTAGATCAGAGTTAATTGGCTCAGTAAATgctgtgtctttttttatgtgatatGTGAAGGAACTGTTCATGAGCAAAATGTTGAAGACTCATAGGGGGATGAGTAGGTCAATCTGACCCTTGCTACATATGTAGGTCTGGCCCTCATGCATATGTCAGTCTGCTTAATCAGCCCCTCTGAAGCAAGCAAGCACTCTGCATGATTGCAACACTCCACACTGAATTAACTATTCTCTGCTCTTCAGATGACATTGGACATAAATGTGTTGGAGCCATttcttttgtaaagaaaattgtgtgtgtgattaatttctttcttttttttaatttaaagaaatgaatttGCATCAATATCAATGAAAAGCAGATGTTTGGTGGTGAGCAGTGTTGACCAGTTCAGCCTTTGGTCATCAAAGGCTTCAGCTGGGGGAGGTTCACTAGGTGGCAATGTTCCCTTTTCCTCTGAGCCACCATGAAGACGCCACAGCTGAAGAGTCAAACAGCTCCAAGTATTGGCTGCTTATGAGACCAATGGTCAGACATTTGTAAATATATCCTTCATCAAATCCAACACATAAGATGAACAGCTTTTAGAGAAAACAAATCTTGAAATGACAACCTGCATTAAGTACCCAAACACTTCAATCAACTTCTTCACCTCTTCACCCTCTTTCATCGTGTGTGTGAGGACTACACACACCAGACATGCTGAGATGGATGAAGGAGAATCAGACCTAAACATGCACAGCAGACATGGTGCTGTTGTGTTGACCATAATGCCCAGACTGTTTGAACTAAAGCACAAAACTCTGTCCACATTCAAACAAACACTATATGATTCACAAAGCATCAAAGGTGCTTTAGAGGTGAGAGCAGGTGAGGGTGTGTATGagactgggtgtgtgtgtgcatgttagcAGTGGGGTCAGTGAGTCCTTGCAACCCATATCTAAAACCTCAAGATGTGATGTatattttagttattatttGACAAACTAAACTCTTAAAGAACACCCCAACAAAATGTTGGGATTTCAAAGGAGACCTGGGgaactaaaatgaaaagatcCATATATACCTGATGTTTATTAATAAACTCACCTTTTCCTCAAAGAACTTCCGTCTCAGCTTCTTGTCTTTTGGGCACttagtttttttcatgtttctgtacAATTTACGGGCAACATAGCCTCGCCAGTATGCTTGAAttctatacacacacaaaaacatagaaATATTTAGTATTTAGTATGTATCCTTATCAACTTCACAAACAAAGCTGTACATCTGCTAAATTAAACAGTAAACACTTtgtcatctatttttttttgaGACACTCAGGTTATTTTTggattctctttttttaatatccaATCATGCTACTGTCCTGTTGACAAATCACTTAATTAGTTGGATAATATTCCACCAACTGTATTGATTTAGCATTACACAGCATTTACTTGTCTATTTACTGCTCTGTATAAACTTTGTGAAAACATATTACTAATAAAGAAATTCAAAAGAagcatcaaaagaaaaaaatattcttaatattaaaaaaaatatctcttgAATGTAACTTCTATATTCTTTGTAAGTCACTGCATTGTGTCTTAAGTTTACCTTGTACACATTGTTTTAGGTTTATAAATTGTATGTGCAGATTATCAAGACTTTAATTTAGAGTGTAAAGCTTTCATATTTCCCTGtaataaaacatgtcaaatgaATAAACCTGTATATGCTTTTCTCAGTCTTTGAAAGCAATCAATTATAATTATTCTACATTGATAGCAATCAATTTATTCTACATTTGAGTCAGTGGGACACTTGAAAAGgcaatctgtttatttttactccTAGTATGCTTAACTTTAATACGGCTACTATGCTAATAGCAGAACTACTACAtcccaaataaaacaataaattacataCGAGCTGTCCGTATTGTTACATACAGTCTGTATTACTGTGGATGAGAAAGTAACATCTAATAATTTACCTAAACACATTTTTGATTTTGAGCGAGTTTACCTAATAGCACACTTTTGTCGGTAAAGTTGAGCTGCATCATAGATCACACGTGTTTCGTACTGCTCCTTTCTGCACATTGGGCAGCACTTCTTCCCAGAAAACTTCTCGAAAGAGTGCAGACATGCTCTGTGAAATACGTGAGAACAAGATAGCAacacctacaaaaaaaaaaataaataaatgaataaaataagaaagcaAGAAAATCTGCACCCTCTAGATTTCATTATTCTTTCATTAGGttttcagatattttgtttAGACAAGCTTgaacaaaataaacagtttgtGCACACACAGGCTGTGTACATGAGCTTTAAGCCTAACAAAatctgtgtgtatttatgcACATATGTGAATGTCTGTATCTGCCTTTAAGTGCTATTTGCCCAGAGGTTAGGAGGAGTCAGCATGACTCCCAGTGGGCCAACTGGGACCTTGACTATAGCCTCCCTTTACCTGTGAGAGGGGCTCTTCTTGTTTGAAAAGAAACAACTAAAGCAAAGGGGCTTGGCGCACACACACCAGTTTACTCAGACCTCTGAGGGCGAGGGGGAAGAATATTGATTTCCCATTGTTTTTGGCCCAACCAACACACTCCATCACTACTGAAAGGGCCCCCTGCAGTGTACAATTTCCAGGACCTCATGCCATTAAACCAGGGAGAAATTTCACATCTCTCTGAGCTTTCAGGCTACAGGGTACAGTGGAATTACAGCAAAGAATTGAAATAAGACTTAAAAAATTTTGACTTTTAATTCCTAGTTTATAACAAATTAATTATGATTAGCATTGCAATAATATGAGCTAGATAGAGGCAGTATTTCAGTCCAcacaaatgattcagaacaacAATTTTAATACAAGACTGTAAGACAATTGTATTGTTACAATAAGAAGGCTTGCAGGAAAATGCCACATCAACAAAGATTCCCTCTTGTCACTTTCTCTTGTTAGCAGGCTCTAATtaactcccccccccccaccagtCAAACTAATATTTACACATGCATCTATGGCAACTGTGCTTTGTGAGGCCGCCTATTCTGCTTCCACATTCTTGAGGAGATTGGCATCTTAAAAGGGGATCAGAAAGGTGTAAAAGACTGAATGACCCTCATAGAAACACACTGATTGGTACATCATCACGTCACAGTTAAGTTCCAAGGCAGTATGGGTAAATTTGTACAGTTGTCTACACAGATTAGAACATACAGGAACTGCAGGGGAGAGGGAGGCTAAataggggtgtgtgtgtgtgggggggggggggggggggggtttgtgtgtgtatgtccaTGTGTATGCCCATGTGTGTGCGGAAGCCCAGGTTTCCCTGAGGACACACACATAACACTGTAAACATGAGGGGAAAAAGGCTTTCTTACAGAGAATTAACAGTAGCTACTGTGTTTGGGAAAATACCTGAGGCTGAAGTAGGAACTCCTCCCTGCATATAGCACATGGCTGAGCTGATTCCTTCTGTAGAAGAGACCTCATCTTGACCTGGGTCCATTCGTCCTCTGTCAATCTTTCTCCTGGGGAAGCCACCAAACCCAACTTCTGAGCTGAAAcaatttagaaaatgaaaaaaaattagttaTTATAATTTAGGTAAGAAAGTCAATGCAAAACCCCCAGTGTTTGTTCAACCTAATGTTAAAGAAGGTGAAGCAAGATCAAGAACATATTCTTTCTCCTCTTGCCCATCTGGTCTTTGCCGACTCTTCGCTTTTTTTCTTGCTTGGTGAACTCGGGATGATGCTCTGGTGCACCCCATGAAAGGGTCAGAATATGAAAAATCTGGAGGCAGCAAGGTCCGTATGATGTGGTCTTGAAATGCAACTGAAGCAAACACCAAGTTGCTGCTGACTTTAGTCTTCATgttctgaaaaatatttttaaaaatgcaaaatgttaaataacaCATTGGGGCTTAACTTAAATTATATCTTGGGCAAAGATGAAAATGCATACAAATTTATCACAGCCaggaacaaaaaagaataatcaATTAAAATATATGCATCCTTAAACAATGTCAAATctaaataaatgtctttttgaCCACATGGAAAATGCATAAAGATGATCTACTAATGCTGCACTTAGTGTATCTCAgacttttacttatttatttattta encodes:
- the rnf32 gene encoding RING finger protein 32 isoform X1 → MAMRKNMKTKVSSNLVFASVAFQDHIIRTLLPPDFSYSDPFMGCTRASSRVHQARKKAKSRQRPDGQEEKEYVLDLASPSLTLAQKLGLVASPGERLTEDEWTQVKMRSLLQKESAQPCAICREEFLLQPQVLLSCSHVFHRACLHSFEKFSGKKCCPMCRKEQYETRVIYDAAQLYRQKCAIRIQAYWRGYVARKLYRNMKKTKCPKDKKLRRKFFEEKLQELNDSFVRYCHTDTEAFLSDIDRSLSSSRRVFQQLERKRAAEPQENDWNRIESQVIQRGVWDCPICLTAMCNYSLQVESARSSHQQVRHTVLLSCSHLFHQLCLEAFEAFTADSRPRCPLCRSTYHKKLL
- the rnf32 gene encoding RING finger protein 32 isoform X2 — encoded protein: MAMRKNMKTKVSSNLVFASVAFQDHIIRTLLPPDFSYSDPFMGCTRASSRVHQARKKAKSRQRPDGQEEKEYVLDLASPSLTLAQKLGLVASPGERLTEDEWTQVKMRSLLQKESAQPCAICREEFLLQPQVLLSCSHVFHRACLHSFEKFSGKKCCPMCRKEQYETRVIYDAAQLYRQKCAIRIQAYWRGYVARKLYRNMKKTKCPKDKKLRRKFFEEKELNDSFVRYCHTDTEAFLSDIDRSLSSSRRVFQQLERKRAAEPQENDWNRIESQVIQRGVWDCPICLTAMCNYSLQVESARSSHQQVRHTVLLSCSHLFHQLCLEAFEAFTADSRPRCPLCRSTYHKKLL